The Hippocampus zosterae strain Florida chromosome 19, ASM2543408v3, whole genome shotgun sequence region GAGATTTGCTGCTGAAggtaatgtaccggtacttgcatcacagtaaacaaatacaatacacTTGAAGTCTCGAGGTGACACGAACCGAACAAAAATACAGTAAGGTGAAACCAATCAACGTTTTGaccctttaaaataaaaataaaaaaataacaataatatgcacaagtctttttttgttgttgttgtttggtgaCTATTTTGGAGATGGAGTGGCACCTTACGGTTCTCTTTCCAGATGGTTCCTACTGCTCTTGAAATCGCAATGGAGGAGGATGTCGAATTCCGACAAGGCTTACCTCTGGATTACCTCTCCTACATGGGCGTTCAAAACTCTGACAAGGTGTGCCTCTTCACCCGACGTCAACATTTCACACATGTGCTTTTATCCCAAATAAGGCCTTGTTTGCTCTCTTGTAGGATGATCCACGGAGGGCCAAGTTCTTCTCTAAAATCGACAATCTCATGAACAAGCTGAGGAATTTTGTTGCAGTTGACGCCGCTGTGGATCTTAAAGCCAGAGAGTTCCTTCATGACTGCTTGCCGCCGAAGCTCACAGCAGGTGAGCCCTTTTTCTGTACGACGGTTCTCAATGTAAATTTGTTCTAGCACGGAGTTCTAGTTTCTGAGCATGTGACTGATCGCAGCTCTGTTTGAACTCGCCCCTCCTGTAGAGGAAGCAGCCGGCAGTGTGCACGGAGCACCTGCTCGGTGGGAGGAAGGGCGCGTAAGGAATGCAGGCGCATATATCACAAGCCAGACCCGGGTCGGACTACTCCGAGCAGGATGTGCCCGGTAATTTGACTTACCGAACAGATTGTATGTAAGTAAACAAGCGATTTTCAGCTTATGCAGTTTTGGCATTTCTTGATTCCCTAGTTTATGCAGTGATGGAGATGCCGTGCATCTTTACTACACCACCGACAACTCCAGAGTTTATCACAAAGAGGAGCCGAAAAGCTTTGAAATAAAACCCGAGGTAGACGTAGAACTAATCTGACTTTTGCTTTTAACTTTGTAAATGTAATTCTTCTAAAATGATTTCTTTCCTCCAGTACACAGATGCAGTCGAGTTTCTGATCCACTCATATCCTGAATTTGTGAGTGTGGGCAGTTTCCCGTGTGATTCTTTACAGGAAaaggtgtgtgtttttcttgctCCTATAATGGAGAATTTTTGTATCAAGGTACAGACAATGATGGGTCGGATGTTGCTCATGTACCCGCTCTTCTGTTCCTCACCAGATCTCTTTGGCCAAGCTACTTTTTAAGGAGGGGGTCATCCGAATGGAATCATTTCAGTAGTGGCTGCACATCCTTCGGAAAACCAAATTTGAAGAATAAAAAATGGGATTATGTAGTAGTCGAAATACTGTACACAATCACCAAACAGGAATCTCCAGATGCTTTCCAATTAAATGCCGAATCACATCGTAAGTATGCTTGCTCTCCGATGAAGGAGCATTAAGGCCCAGATGAAAAATAAGTCATAATATTGCGGTAATCAAATTTAAATGTGTAGCTGCAGTTTTTCACGCTTAAGGTTTAGACCAGCAGCTGCTGTACATCtctaaaaacatgacacatatTCATCCAGTATCATCATGATTTTGAATGTTTAAAAAGATTATGATTCAGAATGGTAACCCAGCAAGAGGCCACTTCAGTTTGTGTACATTTTTCTGTGGGGTAGATACTTTGTTACATTAAActgacattgtttaaaaaaaaaaccaaacaaacagactattacttttttttatcatcCATTATCGGTAGCTCTTACATTAGAAGCTCGAGCGTACCATTCACACTACAGGTTATGAgataatttaacattttttaaatacatttattctTTTGTATTCTATTAAGCATTCTTTTTTCGGTGGAGCTTAAATGCTCTTGTACTTTACCCTGTGTACAAGTTGGAATGTTATAGTTTGAGCTAAGTGACACAAATGTCAtacgatttttttaaataaaaatgaaaccgaGTTTGATGGGAAAGTACATTTATTGTTGGTTGATACAACTCAAAAATAAAGACACATGAGCCTTTTTAAATATTCTTATTTTAGTATCACCCATCAGCCATTCACACTGCGCCATAGTGGACAAACACTGGGGTGAAGAAGTCTATTTCCAAGTCACTTCCTCGCCAGGCTTCAGCTCCCTGCAGAGAATAGAAATATGAAGGCAATCAACACATTTGCTTTGAGAGACAACCTCAAAATATAATGTAGAATCCAACCTGCTGTATAAAAGACTTTTGTTCCTGAAAGCGGTCAGCTTATTGTCCTGTTGCTTGTCGAGGTACCACCCGATCACAAAGCCCATGGGCACCAGCAAGTTCATCCAGTGTTCACGGGCGAAAGTAACAAAGTTAACCATGCTTGctgcaaatacaataaaaatcagTCAGACTTTCGTAAGAATCTTGACATTCTTGAGTCAAAATATATGAACAATAACGAATAAcagcaaaatatacagtatgttgattTATCTGATGCCCTACACATAAACTACCTGAACTGTATATAGCATGGCATTGTAGCAATCACGTCTGCATGACCGGTGGCTATTTCTTCCTTGACGCAATCGTAGAAGTGAGATCGGAGAGAACGAGCAGGCAAACAAAGCTCACCTGGAGTACATTTTAGAAGGGCTACAGTGCCGATCATTTAAAATTGTTTAGCTTATCGTGACCCCGTTCAGGATAAACGGTCTTGAAAACCAATGTATCGATAGCTAGTG contains the following coding sequences:
- the LOC127592429 gene encoding NADH dehydrogenase [ubiquinone] 1 beta subcomplex subunit 1-like, producing MVNFVTFAREHWMNLLVPMGFVIGWYLDKQQDNKLTAFRNKSLLYSRELKPGEEVTWK